From the genome of bacterium, one region includes:
- a CDS encoding rhomboid family intramembrane serine protease, with protein sequence MIPIRDENPTRGTPIVTIGLIAINVVVFAFQFTMPPDAQQAFVFAWGAIPRDIVGGWDLLPAIPLSWLTLWSSMFMHGGLMHLGGNMLYLWIFGNNIEDTLGHFKFLLFYLTGGLVAALSHIVFDPSSEIPMVGASGAISAVLGAYMLAYPKARVVVLLWIVYIVRFITVPAILMLGIWFVMQLGGFANEMNRQGGGVAWLAHIGGFVSGVIMILLAGVRPNRTTTRTSPWR encoded by the coding sequence ATGATACCCATTCGCGACGAAAACCCCACGCGCGGCACTCCGATCGTCACCATCGGACTGATTGCAATAAACGTCGTCGTCTTCGCCTTCCAATTCACGATGCCGCCTGACGCTCAGCAGGCATTCGTATTTGCATGGGGCGCGATTCCGCGCGACATCGTGGGCGGCTGGGACTTGCTTCCCGCCATTCCGCTCTCGTGGCTGACGCTCTGGTCTTCCATGTTCATGCACGGCGGCCTGATGCATCTCGGCGGGAATATGCTCTATCTCTGGATCTTCGGCAACAACATCGAAGACACGCTCGGCCACTTCAAATTCCTGCTCTTCTATCTGACGGGAGGCTTGGTCGCCGCGCTGAGCCATATCGTCTTCGATCCGTCGTCCGAAATTCCCATGGTGGGAGCCTCCGGCGCCATCAGTGCGGTCTTAGGTGCGTACATGCTGGCCTATCCCAAGGCGCGCGTCGTGGTCCTACTCTGGATCGTATACATCGTGCGCTTCATCACCGTCCCGGCGATCTTGATGCTCGGCATCTGGTTCGTCATGCAGCTCGGCGGCTTCGCCAATGAAATGAATCGGCAGGGCGGGGGAGTCGCTTGGTTAGCCCATATCGGCGGCTTCGTCAGCGGCGTTATCATGATTCTGCTGGCTGGCGTCCGCCCCAACCGAACGACCACGCGGACATCCCCGTGGCGCTGA